Part of the Gemmatimonadota bacterium genome, GCGTTGATGAAGATGGTGGTGGGGCAGTTGCGGGCGGATGGGTATCCCCTGTCGCGGCTGGGCGGGTATCGGCGGTTCTACGAGCGGTTCGGGTGGGTGCCATTTCCGCGGGGCTACATCGACTTCGCGCTGCGGGGATTGACGTCGCGGGGCGGGTTCACCGATCCGGTGAGCTACCTGGATCGGCCGGAGGAGGATGCGCGGATTCGGACGTACGATGGATGTCGAGATGCGGCGGCGTGCGAGGTGCTTTACGCGGTGTTCAACGCGGGGCGGACAGGGGCTGAGCCAGCACAGTCGTTTGGAGCGGGCGCCGGGAATCCTTGGCGGGTGGTATATGAGGTGGACGGAGCGGTCCGGGCTTACGTTTTCGCGTCACAGAACGCGCCGCCTTATACGCGGTTTTCGTCGTCGGTGTCGATCTCCGACGGGGCGTGCGATCCGGGTGATACGCGACCGCTTGGCGCAACGCTGCGATACGTTCTGCGTCAGGCGGCGATCGCGGGGGCGGAATCGGTCAGGGCGCGGCTACCGCTGGACCCGTCGCTCTACGATCTGTATCGGGATTCGAGCTGCGGGTTCGTGCCGTCGCTCTGGCAGTCGTCGGAAGGCGGGAACATGCTGCAGGTGCTGAGTCTGAGGGGACTGCTTGAGGCGATTGCGCTGGAACTGACGGAGCGGCTGCAGATGGCGAAACAGGGGACGGGCGAGGTCAGTCTTCGCGTGCGGGGAGAGACGGTTGGATTGGCGTGGGACGGGGAGCGGTTGACGGTGGAAGAAGGGAAAGGGGATTGGGTGGAACTCGGACAGGATGGGATGATGAAGATGGTGCTGGGGTTGGTGCCGGTGGAGCTGGTCGTGGTAGGAGAGAGGGAGGATGTGGCTATGCTGAGGGCGGCGTTTCCGGTACAGGGGACTGCGACGGGGGTTTGGGGGTGAATCCGATACAGGGAAAGCGCCCCAGATACACAACATCACCAAACGGGAGATCATCGTGTCATCAAATATCCACTTTGCTATGGGCGGCGCCATTTTCGGAGCCTTCACGACTGAATCCGCGGAACTGATTGCTAAGCACGGTCTGCCGGGCGTCGAACCTTACCGCAGTGGCTTAATCGCCTGGCTCGACGACCCGCAGGCGCTGAAGGCCCTCCTCGACGAGCGCGGTATTCGGCTCATTACTGCCTCAAACGGCGGGCCCGGTCAATCGGTGGCGTTCATCGATCGGTCAAAGCGTGGTGAAACAATCGCCGACCACGTCGCTTTCTGCCGCGATTTTCTGAAGGTCTTCGGCTGCACGCACTTCAAGATCAACATGGGGAGCCGCCCGCAGAACGGAACAACTGCGGATGACATCAAAGCGATCTCGGAGACTGTGTCAGAACTCGGCAAGCGAACGCTTGAGATGGGTGTGACGATCGCGCCACACCCGCATATCTGGGGGCCGATCGAGCGACCAGAGGAAGTTCGCGCCCTTCTGGATCAGACCGACCCGGATATCGTGTCCTGGATTCCCGACACTGCACAGCTCAATCTCGGAGGAGGCGATCCCGTTCAGCTCATCGACGATTATTACGACCGACTGGCCGCCGTCCATTGGAAGGATTCGAAGGCGTTGTATCGCGGTTATACTGGCCCAACACCGACGAAAGAGATGCACGCGGAGGAAATTCTGTACAAAGATCTGGGATCTGGTGGTGTTGACCACCCTGCGATTTGGGCCATGCTGAATGAGCGAGGCTACGACGGATGGATCACGCTCGATCTCGATCCCCCGCGTCCAAACGAAGGCGAAGGTTCAGTCGATGACAAAATGGGGATCAACTGCAGGTATCTGATGGAAACATTGAAAGTTTCCCGCTTTTAGTGTGTCAATCCCGACAGGGTTGAAGAACATGGTCTGACTTTATCGAGGAAGAGACCAAAGAAGATTTTTTAAATCGTGTTAAAAAAGCCCCGAATTTCAAGATTGGACTTATATTGAACGTTGAATAAATTTTTTAGAAACCTGCAAAAATATTATGAGAATCACCTTTGACAAAAACATTTCCTAA contains:
- a CDS encoding TIM barrel protein, with translation MSSNIHFAMGGAIFGAFTTESAELIAKHGLPGVEPYRSGLIAWLDDPQALKALLDERGIRLITASNGGPGQSVAFIDRSKRGETIADHVAFCRDFLKVFGCTHFKINMGSRPQNGTTADDIKAISETVSELGKRTLEMGVTIAPHPHIWGPIERPEEVRALLDQTDPDIVSWIPDTAQLNLGGGDPVQLIDDYYDRLAAVHWKDSKALYRGYTGPTPTKEMHAEEILYKDLGSGGVDHPAIWAMLNERGYDGWITLDLDPPRPNEGEGSVDDKMGINCRYLMETLKVSRF